One genomic window of Prochlorococcus marinus str. NATL2A includes the following:
- the atpA gene encoding F0F1 ATP synthase subunit alpha, whose protein sequence is MVSIRPDEISSILKQQIADYDKSVSVSNVGTVLQIGDGIARVYGLEKVMAGELVEFEDGTEGIALNLEDDNVGVVLMGEALGVQEGSTVKATGKIASVPVGEAMLGRVVNPLGQQIDGKGEMATTDSRLIESIAPGIIKRKSVHEPMQTGITSIDAMIPIGRGQRELIIGDRQTGKTAIAIDTIINQKGQDVICVYVAVGQKQASVANVVEVLKEKGALDYTIIVNAGASEAAALQYLAPYTGAAIAEHFMYQGKATLVIYDDLTKQAQAYRQMSLLLRRPPGREAYPGDVFYCHSRLLERAAKLSDAMGAGSMTSLPIIETQAGDVSAYIPTNVISITDGQIFLSSDLFNSGLRPAINVGISVSRVGGAAQTKAIKKIAGTLKLELAQFDELAAFSQFASDLDEATQKQLGRGKRLRELLKQPQFDPLNLAEQVAIVYAGVKGLIDEVPEEEVVKFARELRDYLKTNKAEFLKNVLSEKVLSEASESMLKDAISEVKSSMLAA, encoded by the coding sequence ATGGTTTCTATACGTCCCGACGAGATCAGTTCAATCCTTAAACAGCAGATTGCTGATTACGATAAGTCAGTATCTGTAAGCAATGTAGGTACCGTTTTACAAATCGGTGATGGTATCGCAAGAGTTTATGGCCTCGAAAAGGTTATGGCAGGTGAACTAGTTGAATTCGAAGATGGAACAGAGGGGATTGCTTTAAACCTTGAAGATGACAATGTTGGTGTCGTTTTGATGGGTGAAGCTTTAGGAGTACAAGAGGGAAGCACAGTTAAAGCAACTGGAAAGATTGCCTCAGTCCCAGTTGGTGAGGCAATGCTCGGAAGAGTTGTTAATCCTCTTGGACAGCAAATCGATGGGAAAGGAGAGATGGCTACAACTGACTCAAGATTAATTGAGTCAATAGCACCTGGAATTATTAAGAGAAAGTCAGTACATGAGCCTATGCAAACTGGGATTACATCTATTGATGCGATGATCCCTATTGGAAGAGGTCAGAGGGAGTTAATTATTGGAGATCGACAAACAGGGAAGACTGCAATAGCAATCGATACAATCATCAACCAAAAAGGTCAAGATGTTATTTGTGTTTATGTAGCGGTTGGTCAAAAACAAGCATCAGTGGCAAATGTGGTTGAAGTTCTTAAAGAAAAAGGAGCTTTGGATTATACAATTATTGTTAATGCCGGAGCATCTGAAGCTGCAGCTTTGCAATATTTAGCCCCTTATACAGGTGCCGCAATTGCTGAGCACTTTATGTATCAAGGCAAGGCGACACTAGTTATATACGATGATCTAACTAAGCAAGCTCAGGCTTATAGGCAAATGTCATTACTCTTACGTCGTCCACCAGGTCGTGAAGCATATCCAGGAGATGTTTTCTATTGCCATAGTCGTTTGCTTGAGAGGGCTGCAAAACTTTCTGATGCTATGGGTGCAGGATCAATGACATCCTTGCCTATTATTGAAACGCAGGCTGGTGATGTTTCTGCTTATATCCCAACTAACGTCATTTCAATTACTGATGGTCAGATTTTCTTGAGCTCAGATTTATTCAACTCTGGATTAAGACCTGCAATTAACGTTGGTATATCGGTTAGTCGTGTAGGAGGAGCTGCGCAAACAAAAGCTATTAAGAAAATTGCCGGTACGTTAAAACTTGAACTGGCTCAATTTGATGAACTTGCGGCATTCTCTCAATTTGCTTCAGATCTTGATGAGGCTACTCAAAAGCAACTAGGTAGAGGTAAAAGGCTAAGAGAACTTCTCAAGCAGCCTCAATTTGACCCTCTAAATTTAGCTGAACAAGTAGCTATTGTTTATGCAGGAGTTAAAGGATTGATTGATGAGGTTCCCGAGGAGGAAGTGGTTAAGTTTGCTCGTGAATTGCGTGATTATTTAAAAACAAACAAGGCTGAGTTCCTTAAAAATGTTCTCTCCGAAAAAGTATTAAGTGAAGCATCTGAATCAATGCTTAAAGACGCTATTAGCGAGGTTAAGTCCTCCATGCTTGCGGCTTAA
- the atpH gene encoding ATP synthase F1 subunit delta — translation MPLLNTVTTPYAEAFLQVAESRNEVDEVVTQAKSILELWNSCPEFSDAMSSPVLEVNQKKAALEKLFSSQVTPSFLNLLKLLADRQRIGLLNSVLERLLEIYREQRNIALATITSASALNEDQQSELLKKVQSIAGTDNLEIDLKVDSELLGGFVVNVGSKVIDASIAGQVRRLGLALAKVS, via the coding sequence ATGCCACTACTTAATACAGTCACTACTCCATATGCTGAAGCGTTCCTTCAAGTAGCAGAGAGCCGCAACGAGGTGGATGAAGTAGTTACTCAAGCTAAGTCTATTTTAGAACTTTGGAATTCTTGTCCTGAATTTAGTGATGCGATGTCATCACCAGTTTTAGAGGTTAATCAAAAGAAAGCCGCTTTAGAAAAGCTTTTCTCTAGTCAAGTCACTCCATCTTTCTTAAATCTTTTAAAACTTTTGGCAGATCGACAAAGAATCGGATTGTTGAATTCTGTTCTTGAAAGATTATTAGAAATCTATCGAGAACAAAGAAATATTGCTCTAGCAACTATTACTTCTGCTTCAGCGCTAAATGAAGATCAACAATCTGAGCTACTCAAGAAAGTACAATCTATAGCTGGTACAGATAATTTGGAAATCGATCTCAAAGTCGACTCCGAATTACTTGGTGGCTTTGTGGTCAATGTTGGATCAAAGGTCATTGATGCCAGCATCGCAGGGCAAGTCAGAAGACTTGGTCTTGCTTTGGCCAAAGTCAGCTAA
- a CDS encoding F0F1 ATP synthase subunit B, translated as MTPLIFASEGFGLNLNIFETNIINLAVVVFGLYKFLPGFLGKILEKRRTTILSDLKEAEERLAQAQDSLSQAKDDLSSAKQKADKIRNDCKVRAEAIRLESEKRTVEEMARIKQGAASDLSAEAARVTSQLRKEAAELAIEKALAMLPKKLDSNTQDNFLKQSIKNIGDN; from the coding sequence ATGACTCCTTTAATTTTCGCTTCCGAAGGCTTTGGCCTTAATTTAAATATTTTTGAGACCAACATTATCAACTTAGCCGTTGTTGTCTTTGGCCTCTACAAGTTCTTACCAGGCTTTTTAGGGAAAATCCTTGAAAAGAGAAGAACTACAATTCTTTCTGACTTGAAAGAAGCAGAAGAGCGTTTAGCACAAGCACAAGATTCTCTTTCACAAGCAAAAGATGATCTTTCATCAGCTAAGCAAAAAGCTGACAAAATCAGAAATGATTGCAAAGTTAGAGCAGAAGCAATTCGTCTTGAGAGTGAAAAAAGAACTGTTGAAGAAATGGCAAGAATTAAACAAGGAGCTGCTTCTGACTTAAGTGCTGAAGCTGCAAGGGTAACTTCCCAATTAAGAAAAGAGGCTGCAGAACTTGCTATTGAAAAAGCATTAGCAATGCTTCCGAAAAAGTTAGATTCAAATACTCAAGATAATTTTCTTAAACAGTCAATTAAAAATATTGGAGACAACTAA
- a CDS encoding F0F1 ATP synthase subunit B': MPTLFLFGASEGGLFDFDATLPLMAVQVVLLTFILNALFFKPVGRVVEEREDYVNTSRAEAKKKIAEVELLETELKDQLKEARLEAQKVILEAEQDSENLYKEALALATSEANASREKARREIDSQRDEALNQLKNEADNLGDLIIERLLAKK, encoded by the coding sequence ATGCCAACTTTGTTTTTGTTTGGTGCCTCTGAGGGAGGTCTGTTTGATTTCGATGCAACTCTTCCGCTTATGGCGGTTCAGGTTGTATTGCTTACTTTCATACTCAATGCTCTTTTCTTCAAACCTGTTGGACGGGTAGTTGAAGAAAGAGAGGATTATGTAAATACAAGTAGGGCAGAAGCAAAGAAAAAAATCGCTGAGGTTGAACTCCTTGAGACTGAACTCAAAGATCAGCTCAAGGAGGCTCGTCTTGAAGCACAGAAGGTGATTCTTGAGGCAGAGCAGGATTCTGAGAATCTTTACAAAGAGGCACTTGCTCTTGCGACTTCAGAGGCAAATGCATCGAGAGAGAAAGCTAGGCGTGAGATTGATTCACAAAGAGATGAAGCTCTTAATCAACTCAAAAACGAGGCTGACAATCTTGGTGATTTGATTATTGAAAGACTCTTGGCAAAAAAATGA
- the atpE gene encoding ATP synthase F0 subunit C: protein MDSITTAASVVAAGLAVGLGAIGPGIGQGSAAQGAVEGIARQPEAEGKIRGTLLLSFAFMESLTIYGLVVALVLLFANPFAG, encoded by the coding sequence ATGGATTCCATTACCACCGCCGCATCAGTTGTTGCAGCTGGCTTAGCTGTAGGCCTTGGCGCAATAGGCCCTGGTATCGGTCAGGGTAGTGCTGCACAAGGAGCAGTAGAGGGTATAGCCCGCCAACCAGAAGCTGAGGGAAAAATCAGAGGTACTTTGCTTCTTTCTTTCGCTTTCATGGAATCACTTACCATCTATGGCCTTGTGGTTGCATTGGTGCTTCTTTTCGCTAACCCTTTTGCTGGCTAA
- the atpB gene encoding F0F1 ATP synthase subunit A, translating to MGFLPFVFPFAELEVGQQLYWQIGNFRIHGQVFMTSWLLIGALLALVVIGTKKMERDPRGVQNLLEFLWDYIRDLARTQIGEKVYRDWMPFIGTLFLFIFVSNWGGALVPWKLIKLPSGELGAPTADINTTVALALLVSLSYFYAGLSNKGLRYFEYYVHPTPIMLPFKIVEDFTKPLSLSFRLFGNILADELVVAVLVFLVPLVLPVPVMFLGLFTSAIQALIFATLAAYYIGEAVEEHH from the coding sequence ATGGGTTTTTTGCCATTTGTTTTTCCTTTCGCTGAATTAGAAGTTGGTCAACAACTTTATTGGCAAATTGGAAATTTTAGAATTCACGGCCAAGTCTTTATGACTTCATGGCTTCTTATAGGCGCTTTGCTTGCCTTAGTAGTCATTGGGACTAAAAAAATGGAACGTGATCCAAGGGGTGTCCAGAACCTTTTGGAATTTCTTTGGGATTACATACGTGATCTTGCAAGAACACAAATTGGTGAAAAGGTTTATAGAGATTGGATGCCTTTCATCGGAACCCTCTTTCTGTTCATTTTTGTGAGCAATTGGGGCGGTGCATTAGTTCCATGGAAGCTGATCAAACTCCCAAGTGGTGAGCTTGGGGCACCTACAGCTGACATAAATACAACTGTTGCATTAGCACTACTGGTATCTCTTTCATATTTCTATGCGGGTTTGAGCAATAAAGGTTTGCGTTACTTCGAGTATTACGTTCACCCAACGCCAATTATGCTCCCATTCAAAATTGTAGAAGATTTTACAAAGCCTCTCTCTCTCTCTTTCCGTTTATTTGGAAACATTTTGGCTGATGAACTTGTTGTAGCGGTGCTCGTTTTTCTAGTACCTCTTGTTCTTCCAGTTCCAGTTATGTTTTTAGGCTTGTTTACTAGTGCTATTCAAGCTCTGATTTTTGCAACTCTTGCTGCTTACTACATCGGGGAAGCAGTTGAAGAGCATCATTAA
- a CDS encoding membrane protein produces MASEIVENCSSHDPLLDIDSSDSSSGVKSDEYLELQFRVFRLAFLLTIFSVGIAGFFWGIQAGASLFIGALSGIFYFRLLARGIGRLGTSSKIVGKVQLLVPVLLVLVSSRFPQLDLIPALLGFLLYKPALIIQFLSMP; encoded by the coding sequence GTGGCATCTGAGATTGTTGAAAATTGCTCAAGTCATGATCCTCTTCTGGACATTGATTCATCGGACTCATCGTCCGGAGTCAAATCAGACGAATATCTTGAACTTCAATTTCGAGTGTTCCGTCTGGCATTTTTATTGACTATTTTTTCTGTTGGCATAGCAGGGTTCTTTTGGGGAATCCAAGCTGGCGCAAGCCTATTTATTGGTGCTTTATCAGGAATTTTTTATTTTCGCTTGCTTGCTCGCGGAATTGGAAGGTTGGGTACTTCATCAAAAATCGTCGGTAAAGTCCAGTTGTTAGTTCCGGTCCTTTTGGTTTTGGTGTCTTCTAGATTTCCTCAGCTTGATTTGATTCCGGCTCTATTAGGATTTTTGCTTTATAAACCAGCGTTAATTATTCAGTTTCTATCTATGCCATAG